A single Clavibacter nebraskensis NCPPB 2581 DNA region contains:
- a CDS encoding universal stress protein — translation MHVIVATDGSQASLQAARQFQVIADSREITEVTVLAVVSPYAAAPFANELGPHHAPAQTELSYSRDAEAAVDVVAAVFDGWGPTIHRDVRSGSPATEIIRAAEELSAGLISMAAGSRGLTATILLGSTASRVQHSAPCPVLICRPTVRGRG, via the coding sequence GTGCACGTCATCGTCGCCACCGACGGATCCCAGGCGTCGCTGCAGGCGGCCCGCCAGTTCCAGGTGATCGCGGACTCCCGCGAGATCACCGAGGTCACCGTGCTCGCCGTCGTCAGCCCGTACGCGGCCGCGCCCTTCGCGAACGAGCTCGGCCCGCACCACGCCCCCGCGCAGACGGAGCTGAGCTACAGCAGGGACGCGGAGGCCGCCGTCGACGTGGTCGCCGCGGTCTTCGACGGCTGGGGCCCGACCATCCACCGCGACGTGCGCAGCGGCTCCCCCGCGACCGAGATCATCCGCGCCGCCGAGGAGCTGTCCGCGGGCCTGATCTCGATGGCCGCCGGCAGCCGCGGCCTCACGGCGACGATCCTGCTCGGCAGCACCGCCAGCCGTGTGCAGCACTCGGCGCCGTGCCCGGTGCTGATCTGCCGGCCGACGGTGCGGGGGCGGGGGTAG
- a CDS encoding TlpA family protein disulfide reductase: protein MIRRTAAAALVLAAALGFGGCTATDQLASDFRSGDGAGTGTVSGDGRVTEFAADDRGEPVSFTAEDPTGATVTAGQFRGKVLVVNFWYAECGPCRVEAADLREVSAATADTATFLGVNTRNSAASVDAFVNTFEIPYENVLDGQGGAVQLAFAARTAPNTTPSTLVLDAEGRVSARILGVVDPGTLTALIATAAS, encoded by the coding sequence GTGATCCGCCGAACCGCCGCCGCAGCCCTCGTGCTCGCGGCCGCGCTGGGCTTCGGCGGCTGCACGGCGACGGATCAGCTCGCGAGCGACTTCCGATCGGGCGACGGTGCCGGGACCGGCACCGTCTCGGGCGATGGCCGGGTCACGGAGTTCGCCGCCGACGACCGCGGCGAGCCGGTCTCCTTCACCGCCGAGGACCCGACCGGCGCGACGGTGACGGCCGGCCAGTTCCGCGGGAAGGTCCTCGTCGTCAACTTCTGGTACGCGGAATGCGGGCCCTGCCGCGTCGAGGCGGCCGACCTGCGCGAGGTCAGCGCCGCGACGGCGGACACGGCGACGTTCCTCGGCGTGAACACGCGGAACTCGGCGGCGAGCGTGGACGCCTTCGTGAACACCTTCGAGATCCCCTACGAGAACGTCCTCGACGGACAGGGCGGCGCGGTGCAGCTCGCCTTCGCCGCCCGCACCGCGCCGAACACGACCCCGTCGACGCTCGTGCTCGATGCCGAGGGTCGGGTCAGCGCGCGGATTCTCGGGGTGGTGGACCCGGGGACGCTCACGGCGCTGATCGCGACGGCTGCCAGCTGA
- a CDS encoding amino acid permease, whose amino-acid sequence MASAPQLHKSLTQRQLTMIAIGGVIGAGLFVGSGVVINGAGPGAFLTYAISGVLIILVMRMLGEMATANPSTGSFADYARHALGGWAGFSMGWLYWYFWVIVVGFEAVAGAKALTYWFDAPLWLLSLGLMALMTATNLISVGAFGEFEYWFAGIKVAAIILFLGLGSLYVLGIWPGRSLDFSNLVANGGFFPNGIGAIFCSVVVVIFSMVGAEIATIAAAESKDPATAIRKSTNSVILRISLFFVGLLFLLAVILPWDSTELGASPFVSAFDRMGIPFAGDVMNAVVFTAVLSCLNSGLYTASRMLFVLAARREAPARLVQVTERGVPRAAILLSSVVGFLCVIAAAVSPDTVFLFLLNSSGAIILFVYLLIAISQIVLRRRSGSAGLPVKMWLFPGLSIVTVVGILAVLAQMALDPEIRPQLVLSLVAWAVALVLYVVTKARGGTVDPAATADAEEDATTPAVPVPDAR is encoded by the coding sequence ATGGCATCCGCACCCCAGCTGCACAAGAGCCTCACGCAGAGGCAGCTCACCATGATCGCGATCGGCGGCGTCATCGGCGCCGGCCTGTTCGTGGGCTCCGGGGTGGTGATCAACGGCGCGGGCCCCGGCGCGTTCCTCACCTACGCGATCTCCGGCGTGCTGATCATCCTCGTGATGCGGATGCTCGGCGAGATGGCGACCGCGAACCCCAGCACCGGATCCTTCGCCGACTACGCCCGGCACGCCCTCGGCGGCTGGGCCGGCTTCTCGATGGGCTGGCTCTACTGGTACTTCTGGGTCATCGTCGTCGGATTCGAGGCGGTCGCCGGTGCCAAGGCGCTCACCTACTGGTTCGACGCGCCCCTCTGGCTCCTCTCCCTCGGCCTCATGGCGCTGATGACCGCCACCAACCTCATCTCCGTCGGCGCGTTCGGCGAGTTCGAGTACTGGTTCGCGGGGATCAAGGTGGCGGCCATCATCCTGTTCCTCGGCCTCGGCAGCCTCTACGTGCTGGGCATCTGGCCGGGCCGCTCGCTCGACTTCTCCAACCTCGTCGCCAACGGCGGCTTCTTCCCGAACGGCATCGGCGCGATCTTCTGCTCGGTCGTCGTGGTGATCTTCTCGATGGTCGGCGCGGAGATCGCCACCATCGCGGCCGCCGAGTCGAAGGACCCCGCGACGGCCATCCGGAAGTCGACCAACTCCGTGATCCTCCGCATCTCCCTCTTCTTCGTCGGCTTGCTGTTCCTACTCGCCGTGATCCTCCCCTGGGACTCCACGGAGCTCGGCGCCTCCCCGTTCGTCAGCGCCTTCGACCGCATGGGCATCCCGTTCGCCGGCGACGTGATGAACGCCGTCGTCTTCACCGCCGTGCTCTCGTGCCTGAACTCCGGCCTCTACACCGCGAGCCGCATGCTCTTCGTGCTCGCGGCGCGGCGGGAGGCGCCGGCGCGGCTGGTGCAGGTGACCGAGCGAGGAGTGCCGCGCGCCGCGATCCTGCTCTCGTCGGTGGTCGGCTTCCTCTGCGTGATCGCGGCGGCCGTCTCCCCCGACACCGTCTTCCTGTTCCTGCTCAACTCCTCGGGCGCGATCATCCTGTTCGTCTACCTGCTCATCGCGATCTCGCAGATCGTCCTGCGCCGCCGCAGCGGATCCGCCGGCCTCCCGGTCAAGATGTGGCTGTTCCCGGGCCTCTCGATCGTCACGGTCGTCGGGATCCTCGCGGTGCTCGCGCAGATGGCGCTGGATCCCGAGATTCGCCCGCAGCTCGTGCTGAGCCTGGTCGCGTGGGCGGTCGCGCTGGTGCTCTACGTCGTGACGAAGGCGCGGGGCGGGACGGTGGATCCGGCGGCGACGGCCGATGCGGAGGAGGACGCCACCACGCCCGCGGTGCCGGTGCCCGACGCACGCTGA
- a CDS encoding DUF3090 domain-containing protein, with product MPTRALEFDWPDRAVVGTIGLPGARTFYFQVRSGPQLVTIALEKQQSSLLAEKIDEILDQLVTVEGNPFSVPTSTPPELVDNDPLEDVDERWRTGAMGLGWDPTTAQVVIEAYPLAEDDDSDDFDLPSVDDDTADTEMLVVRMPVGAARAFAKRTHEIVGAGRPICATCGYPIDPDGHEHTFPDS from the coding sequence ATGCCCACACGAGCCCTCGAATTCGACTGGCCCGACCGGGCCGTGGTCGGCACCATCGGCCTCCCGGGCGCGCGCACGTTCTACTTCCAGGTGCGCTCCGGTCCTCAGCTGGTGACCATCGCCCTCGAGAAGCAGCAGTCCTCACTCCTCGCCGAGAAGATCGACGAGATCCTCGACCAGCTCGTCACCGTCGAGGGCAACCCGTTCAGCGTCCCCACGAGCACGCCCCCGGAGCTCGTTGACAACGACCCGCTCGAGGACGTCGACGAGCGCTGGCGCACCGGCGCCATGGGCCTCGGCTGGGATCCGACGACGGCCCAGGTCGTCATCGAGGCGTACCCCCTCGCGGAGGACGACGACAGCGACGACTTCGACCTGCCGAGCGTCGACGACGACACGGCGGACACCGAGATGCTCGTGGTGCGGATGCCGGTCGGCGCCGCCCGCGCGTTCGCCAAGCGCACCCACGAGATCGTGGGCGCGGGCCGCCCCATCTGCGCGACCTGCGGCTACCCCATCGACCCCGACGGGCACGAGCACACCTTCCCCGACAGCTGA
- a CDS encoding histidine phosphatase family protein, with protein MATVILVRHGRTTANATGILAGRTPGVDLDDTGRDQADRAGDRLAAVPLAAVISSPLQRCWETAQRILERQQGTPPQPVDPDLTECDYGVWQGRPLSELATEDLWKTVQSHPSAVVFPGGESMAGMQARAVAAIRRHDAAIEAEHGPGAVWVAVSHGDIIKSILADAYGMHLDLFQRIDVGPASLSIVRYGAGRPTVHATNTDAGDLSWLATSAVVGDAPVGGGAGHSTL; from the coding sequence ATGGCGACAGTGATCCTCGTGCGGCACGGACGCACCACAGCGAACGCGACCGGGATCCTGGCCGGGCGCACGCCCGGCGTCGACCTCGACGACACCGGGCGTGACCAGGCCGACCGCGCCGGCGACCGGCTCGCCGCGGTGCCGCTCGCGGCCGTCATCTCCAGCCCGCTGCAGCGCTGCTGGGAGACGGCGCAGCGGATCCTCGAGCGGCAGCAGGGCACGCCGCCCCAGCCCGTCGACCCCGACCTCACCGAGTGCGACTACGGGGTCTGGCAGGGCCGGCCGCTCAGCGAGCTCGCCACCGAGGACCTCTGGAAGACCGTGCAGTCCCACCCGTCCGCGGTCGTCTTCCCCGGCGGCGAGTCCATGGCCGGGATGCAGGCGCGCGCGGTCGCCGCGATCCGCCGGCACGACGCCGCCATCGAGGCCGAGCACGGGCCCGGCGCCGTGTGGGTCGCGGTGAGCCACGGCGACATCATCAAGTCGATCCTCGCCGACGCGTACGGCATGCACCTCGACCTGTTCCAGCGCATCGACGTGGGCCCCGCGTCCCTGTCCATCGTCCGCTATGGCGCGGGCCGCCCGACCGTGCACGCGACCAACACCGACGCGGGCGACCTCTCGTGGCTGGCGACGAGCGCCGTGGTCGGCGATGCGCCGGTCGGCGGCGGCGCCGGGCACAGCACGCTGTGA
- a CDS encoding APC family permease, with protein sequence MANPIEAPAPPRSELKRSITVKQLYFYVVGDVLGSGIYVLVGLVAAAVGGAFWMAFLVGVSIATITGLAYAELVTKYPQAAGASLYINKAFRSPVLTFFITICMLSANMAAVGSLAAGFVRYLADLVGLPESAIWATTGIAVAFVAVITAINLIGISESVIANVVMTFVEISGLIIVVAIGVIALVEGVGDPAVLLQFQVEGGPGSAVLAVLAGVSLAFFAMTGFENAANVAEETIDPSRAFPRALIGGMMTAGIVYVLVSMAAALAVPIGDLAGNTLLEVVRADLFFIPAAVMLVVFAVIAMVAISNTALVTVVAQSRILFGMARENVVPEIFAKVHPARRSPYVALIFGGAVVAALLVIGAAIRSSQAGIPEDERLDIVDRLATITVVFLLFIYALVIVACLKLRGHDETDGTYRANTPLLIVGILGNVAVLIYTLVDDPGALFWVGGLLALGLVLYLAQRTFGAKKPDLEAAAGVAAAGPTDREV encoded by the coding sequence ATGGCGAACCCCATCGAGGCCCCGGCACCCCCGCGATCCGAGCTGAAGCGCTCCATCACGGTCAAGCAGCTGTACTTCTACGTGGTCGGCGACGTCCTCGGCTCCGGCATCTACGTGCTCGTGGGCCTTGTCGCCGCGGCGGTGGGCGGCGCGTTCTGGATGGCGTTCCTCGTGGGCGTCTCCATCGCGACCATCACGGGCCTCGCCTATGCGGAGCTCGTCACCAAGTACCCGCAGGCCGCCGGCGCCTCGCTCTACATCAACAAGGCGTTCCGGAGCCCCGTGCTCACCTTCTTCATCACCATCTGCATGCTCAGCGCCAACATGGCCGCCGTCGGATCCCTCGCGGCCGGCTTCGTGCGCTACCTCGCCGACCTCGTCGGACTGCCCGAGTCCGCCATCTGGGCGACCACCGGCATCGCGGTCGCGTTCGTCGCCGTCATCACGGCCATCAACCTCATCGGCATCAGCGAGTCCGTCATCGCCAACGTCGTCATGACCTTCGTCGAGATCAGCGGCCTCATCATCGTCGTCGCCATCGGCGTGATCGCGCTGGTCGAGGGCGTCGGCGACCCCGCCGTGCTGCTCCAGTTCCAGGTCGAGGGCGGGCCCGGATCCGCGGTGCTGGCCGTGCTCGCCGGCGTCTCGCTCGCCTTCTTCGCCATGACGGGCTTCGAGAACGCCGCGAACGTGGCCGAGGAGACCATCGACCCGTCGCGCGCGTTCCCGCGCGCGCTCATCGGCGGCATGATGACCGCCGGCATCGTGTACGTGCTCGTCTCGATGGCCGCGGCCCTCGCCGTGCCGATCGGCGACCTCGCCGGGAACACTCTCCTCGAGGTGGTGCGTGCCGACCTGTTCTTCATCCCCGCCGCGGTGATGCTCGTCGTCTTCGCCGTGATCGCGATGGTCGCCATCAGCAACACGGCGCTCGTGACCGTGGTGGCCCAGTCGCGGATCCTCTTCGGCATGGCCCGCGAGAACGTCGTGCCCGAGATCTTCGCCAAGGTGCACCCGGCCCGCCGCAGCCCCTACGTGGCGCTGATCTTCGGCGGCGCCGTGGTGGCCGCACTCCTCGTCATCGGCGCGGCGATCCGCTCCAGCCAGGCCGGCATCCCCGAGGACGAGCGGCTCGACATCGTCGACCGCCTCGCGACCATCACGGTGGTCTTCCTCCTCTTCATCTACGCCCTCGTGATCGTCGCCTGCCTGAAGCTGCGCGGCCACGACGAGACCGACGGCACGTACCGCGCGAACACGCCGCTGCTCATCGTCGGGATCCTCGGCAACGTCGCCGTGCTGATCTACACGCTCGTCGACGACCCCGGCGCGCTGTTCTGGGTCGGCGGCCTGCTCGCGCTCGGTCTCGTGCTGTACCTCGCGCAGCGCACGTTCGGCGCGAAGAAGCCGGATCTCGAAGCCGCTGCCGGCGTGGCCGCGGCCGGACCCACGGACAGGGAGGTCTGA
- a CDS encoding DUF262 domain-containing protein: MAIPAAFGHDNIGHLLSDKLLTVPRFQRGYSWVEQNVLEFWSDINRARQAGSTYFMGTVVLAVDLEHADRMLIVDGQQRLTTTAILLIAIRDRLNEFELGEQWRSVQREYLADYVLSQESHKPKLVLSPADSGAFEDLLDIDKTVCAPGPVFDAYTLLRERIEALAPDKSDYAELLQIVEYLATSVQVLTATATDLSEAFVIFETLNDRGADLTTADLLKNFLFSQAGSAKIRAVEEAWVRISGAFSKSTDFVRFIRFEHVSRKGQVTMRGLYKAIQGDIPVRTGGVMAYLDGLERALSIYTALKEPDDAFWSANSVGVKDSLLAFRRLGLESNSPLLLAAFAHWNTTDATRLVNVVANWSVRAWAAGNLGGGTAEKAFSEAAVAIADGSATAIDELRPFMKGVVPDDSGFRAAFLELGELNTTTAKYLLGQLERQSRQDRGANTDALPDWASRTVTVEHIIAKSSKESDFDSANEYQAFEVARDRVQNLTPLEKSLNAEAKDGKFETKSPLYLRSEFELTKLVGESPSWSSVEGDARNEALADIAIRAWPY; this comes from the coding sequence ATGGCTATACCCGCGGCCTTTGGCCACGACAACATTGGTCACCTACTTTCGGACAAACTGCTTACAGTGCCCCGTTTTCAACGTGGGTACTCATGGGTGGAACAGAATGTTCTCGAATTTTGGTCCGATATCAACCGAGCGCGGCAGGCTGGATCGACGTACTTCATGGGCACGGTGGTACTCGCGGTCGACCTTGAACACGCCGACAGAATGCTCATTGTCGATGGGCAGCAGCGCCTAACGACGACCGCCATACTGCTTATTGCAATTCGGGATAGACTTAACGAATTTGAACTAGGTGAGCAGTGGCGCTCAGTGCAACGCGAATACCTTGCCGATTACGTCCTGAGCCAAGAGTCCCACAAGCCCAAGCTAGTTCTTAGCCCTGCCGATTCTGGAGCTTTCGAAGATCTATTAGACATCGACAAAACCGTATGCGCCCCTGGGCCCGTATTCGACGCCTACACCCTCCTGCGAGAGCGCATTGAGGCCCTGGCGCCAGACAAGTCGGACTACGCGGAGCTTCTTCAAATAGTCGAGTACCTGGCAACGTCCGTGCAGGTGCTAACGGCAACCGCAACCGACCTTTCCGAAGCCTTTGTGATTTTCGAGACCCTAAATGACCGAGGCGCGGACCTGACAACTGCCGATCTCCTCAAGAACTTTTTGTTTAGTCAGGCCGGCAGCGCCAAAATAAGGGCCGTGGAAGAAGCCTGGGTGCGAATTTCAGGTGCCTTCAGCAAGTCGACAGATTTTGTACGATTCATTAGATTTGAGCACGTATCGCGTAAGGGTCAAGTCACAATGAGGGGGCTCTACAAGGCCATTCAAGGGGATATTCCGGTACGCACAGGTGGTGTAATGGCATATCTAGATGGCCTTGAGCGCGCTCTTTCTATTTACACTGCCCTAAAAGAGCCCGACGACGCCTTTTGGTCCGCCAATTCGGTCGGAGTCAAAGACAGCCTGCTTGCATTTCGACGATTGGGATTGGAGAGCAATAGCCCACTTCTTCTTGCAGCTTTTGCCCATTGGAACACAACGGATGCCACGCGCCTCGTTAATGTCGTTGCAAACTGGTCTGTGCGAGCTTGGGCCGCAGGCAATCTCGGAGGCGGTACAGCAGAAAAGGCTTTCAGTGAAGCAGCCGTGGCAATTGCCGACGGCAGCGCTACGGCAATCGACGAACTGAGACCATTCATGAAGGGCGTGGTTCCGGACGATTCCGGGTTCCGGGCAGCGTTCTTGGAACTTGGAGAACTTAATACCACGACAGCCAAGTACCTCTTGGGTCAACTTGAGCGCCAGTCCCGTCAGGATAGGGGTGCGAATACCGATGCCTTGCCCGACTGGGCGAGCAGGACTGTTACAGTCGAGCACATTATTGCAAAGTCAAGCAAGGAAAGTGACTTCGATAGCGCAAACGAGTATCAAGCTTTCGAAGTTGCGCGTGATCGCGTACAGAACTTGACCCCACTCGAGAAGTCGCTTAATGCGGAGGCTAAGGACGGCAAGTTCGAAACAAAAAGCCCTCTCTACCTCAGGTCAGAGTTCGAATTAACGAAACTTGTTGGCGAGTCGCCAAGTTGGTCCTCAGTTGAAGGCGATGCCCGCAATGAAGCGCTCGCGGACATTGCGATTCGCGCTTGGCCCTACTAA
- a CDS encoding HNH endonuclease, with translation MPYIIALVLIIFLISLIFTYWQISLTVVGLILAIVIVPKIVRNVRKNRYFKGEVFLGQKRELAAFVDEHNELAEYIAEIRERDSFQLAVAETGTHAHLATFQNTSNHKHRRDRNEASFEDPNVHNCSLQVVRSASGDPLKYLMKYFNIAATEARLTQVETLGEDIARLEDAVGSLRQRETAIVESISPPAFILKHYEQEFRDQVGYEVKRIAIPYPVYVFEYVSAGGNSSQRTSIKLNNETIDELVDVLAGKIRFDKSAAGQRALMTARLRQFIKARDGHACRFCSVSVVDEPHLLLEVDHIVPVFKGGLSTHENLQTLCWKCNRSKSNKILAA, from the coding sequence TTGCCCTACATCATCGCGTTGGTCCTGATCATCTTCCTGATCAGCCTCATCTTCACGTACTGGCAGATATCGCTGACCGTCGTCGGTCTGATCCTCGCCATCGTCATCGTCCCGAAGATCGTGCGCAACGTCCGCAAGAACCGTTACTTCAAGGGCGAGGTCTTCCTCGGGCAGAAGCGCGAACTCGCCGCCTTCGTCGATGAGCACAACGAACTGGCCGAGTACATCGCGGAGATCCGAGAGCGCGATTCGTTCCAGCTCGCCGTGGCGGAGACGGGCACTCATGCTCATCTCGCCACCTTCCAGAACACCAGCAATCACAAGCATCGGCGAGATCGCAACGAGGCGTCCTTCGAGGACCCGAACGTGCATAACTGCTCTCTGCAGGTGGTTCGTTCGGCCAGCGGCGACCCGCTGAAGTACCTGATGAAGTACTTCAACATCGCGGCGACAGAGGCACGGCTCACACAGGTGGAGACGTTGGGCGAGGACATCGCACGTCTCGAGGACGCGGTCGGGAGCCTCCGCCAGCGGGAGACGGCCATCGTCGAGTCGATTAGTCCGCCGGCGTTCATCCTGAAGCACTACGAGCAGGAGTTCCGCGATCAGGTCGGCTACGAGGTCAAGCGGATCGCGATCCCCTACCCGGTCTACGTCTTCGAGTACGTGAGCGCGGGTGGCAACAGCTCGCAGAGGACGTCGATCAAGCTGAACAACGAGACGATAGATGAACTCGTCGACGTGCTGGCCGGCAAGATCCGATTCGACAAGAGCGCGGCAGGGCAGCGTGCCCTGATGACAGCTCGCCTTCGTCAGTTCATCAAGGCTCGAGACGGGCACGCCTGCCGCTTCTGCTCGGTCTCCGTCGTGGATGAGCCCCATCTGCTCCTCGAGGTCGACCACATCGTGCCTGTTTTCAAGGGCGGTTTGTCGACGCACGAGAACCTGCAGACGCTCTGCTGGAAGTGCAATCGCAGCAAGTCGAACAAGATCCTCGCCGCTTAG
- a CDS encoding SCO1664 family protein: MSETDLVTAELTVTGRIRTASNATFLGSIGDVAVVYKPIAGENPLWDFPDAVLAHREVAAYLVSEALGWGVVPRTWLRDGPAGEGMVQLWQDEDPDQDAVDLIPAAEIPDTGYRTVLGGEDEEGNTVALIHEDTPALRRMAVFDVIVNNADRKGFHVLAMPDGHRFGVDHGLTFHEDHKLRTVLWGWVGDPLTADELEGVDRVLAGLDGDLGRELAGLLTAEEVNALRARCTRLRTEARFPAPAGQKSAVPWPLF; this comes from the coding sequence ATGTCGGAGACGGACCTCGTGACCGCCGAGCTGACGGTCACCGGCCGGATCAGGACGGCGTCCAACGCCACGTTCCTGGGCAGCATCGGCGACGTGGCCGTCGTCTACAAACCGATCGCGGGCGAGAACCCGCTGTGGGACTTCCCCGACGCGGTGCTCGCGCATCGCGAGGTCGCCGCGTACCTCGTCTCCGAGGCGCTCGGCTGGGGCGTCGTCCCCCGCACGTGGCTCCGTGACGGGCCCGCGGGCGAGGGCATGGTGCAGCTCTGGCAGGACGAGGATCCCGACCAGGACGCCGTGGACCTGATCCCCGCGGCCGAGATCCCGGACACCGGCTACCGGACGGTCCTCGGCGGCGAGGACGAGGAGGGCAACACGGTCGCCCTCATCCACGAGGACACCCCGGCGCTGCGCCGCATGGCCGTCTTCGACGTCATCGTCAACAACGCCGACCGCAAGGGCTTCCACGTGCTCGCCATGCCCGACGGCCACCGCTTCGGCGTCGACCATGGCCTCACGTTCCACGAGGACCACAAGCTCCGCACGGTGCTGTGGGGGTGGGTCGGGGATCCGCTCACGGCGGATGAGCTCGAGGGTGTGGATCGGGTGCTCGCAGGGCTCGACGGAGATCTGGGGCGGGAGCTGGCGGGGTTGCTGACGGCGGAGGAGGTCAACGCGCTACGTGCTCGTTGTACGCGGCTGCGCACGGAGGCGCGGTTCCCGGCGCCCGCCGGTCAGAAGTCCGCGGTGCCCTGGCCCCTGTTCTAG